GCGGCTTGCCCGTTGCGCTGCAGGCCGAGCTTGCCCGCCGGGTCGAAACCGACACGGGTTTTGCCCGGCTTGTGGCGGAATGGGAGGAGCGGCTGTCTCCGATGGCCGAAGGGTTCGTCCCGGCCGACCTGCCGCCCGCCGTGAAACGCGCCCTGGATCTGCGGCTTTTCGGAAACATGCCCGCCCGGCCCGGGATCTGGGCAAGTCTCGCGCTCTGGCGCGGGCTCGCGGGGATTGCGACCGTGGCTTTTCTTGCCGCGGTGACCCTGCCGGCCCTTTCCCCCCAGTGGCAACGGACCGGCTTGCCGCGTCTCTGACCGCCGAAGGCAGCAGCGTGACCTATCTGGTGCTTTATGACTCAGCCACCGGCAGCGTCAGCCTTGCCCATATGACCGGCGATCCGGTCGAGGGGCGCGACTTCCAGCTCTGGATCGCGCGGGGGGCCGAAGCGCCCGTCTCGCTTGGTGTGATCCCGGCAGGCGTTTCTACCCGGGTCGGAACCACCGACCAGATCCGCGCCCTGATGACCACTTCCGCACATATGGCAATCAGTCTGGAGCCGCCCGGCGGCTCTCCCACCGGGCAGCCGACAGGGCCGGTGCTTGCCGTGGGCGACCTTCTCGACATCTGATACCGGTCGTCAGCGCGGGACAGATTTCAGGCCGGCATTCGGGCTTTTTTTAAAAAAAACGCACCGGCCTGAAACTTTCTGCAACCCGCATCCGTGACTTCCTGTGTCCCCCGATCACCGGGATCGACATTTCCGGGAGGAAGTCAGATGAAGACCCTTACCAAAGCAGTCATCGCCGGTTGTTTCGCGCTGGCAACAGCCGGGGCGGCACTGGCCCAGGACAATCCAAAAGTCGGCGGCGCTGCGATGTTCGCTGACAAAAACATCGTCGAGAACGCGATGAACTCGGCTGACCACACAACGCTGGTGGCCGCTGTGAAGGCGGCGGGCCTTGCCGAGACGCTGCAGGGCGAAGGGCCCTTCACCGTCTTCGCCCCCACCAATGCCGCTTTCGAGGCTCTGCCTGCGGGAACCGTTGAGACCCTGCTGAAACCCGAGAACAAAGAGATGCTGGTCAAGGTGCTGACCTGCCATGTCGTAGGTGCCAAAGCGCTGGCAGCCGATGTGCAGAAGATGGTGGCCGATGACGGCGGCAAGCATGTGATCGAAACGCTTGGCGGCTGCAAAATCACCGCCGAGGCCAAAGACGGCATGGTTACCCTGACCGACGAAACCGGCGGTGTGGCCAATGTCACCATCGCCGACGTGATCCAGTCCAATGGCGTGATCCACGTCATCGACAAGGTTCTGCTGCCGAAGGGCTGATCTCTCCGGCACAGCCCGGGCCATGTCTCGCGCGGTCTCTCCCTCCCGCACGGACATGGCCCGTTATCGCCGGGATGACCGGCAAACCCAAACCAAAGAAGGAATTTTTCGATGAATGCGATCAAATCGGTCACTGCGGGCCTCTTGCTCTCTGCGCTCGCCGCACCGGCCATGGCTGCGACAGTTGTCGGCCTTTCGGGTGAAAACGAGTTGCACTGGCTCGACACCGAAAGCTGGACGCGCACCGGCGGCGTCACCGTGACCGGCGTCGAGGGGCGTCTGCTCGGCATTGATGTGCGCCCGGCGGATGGGATGCTTTACGGGGTCTTTGCCGATGGCACCCTCGCCACCATCGATCCGCAAAGCGGCGTGGCGACCCGCGTCAGCACATTGGCCACCAGATTGGCAGATGGCGTCCCGGCCACCGTTGATTTCAACCCGGTTGCCGACAAATTGCGGGTGATGGGCAGTGACGGCACCAGCCTGCGCGTGACGGTCGAAACCGGCGAAGTGGTGACCGATGGCAGCCACGCTTATGCCGATGGCACTGCCCCGAACATCATCGCCGGCGCCTATACCAATTCCTACAAGGGCAGCGAGAAAACGCAGCTCTTCAACATCGACGGCGCTGCCGGCTGGCTGGTGCTGCAAGACCCGCCAAATGACGGCACGCTGAACCCGGTGGGGGAAATCGGCGTGAAGCCGACCGAGGCCGGGTTCGACATCGCCTCGGATGGCAAGGGCGGCAATGAAGCCTGGCTCGTTGTCGAAGGGGGCTTCCATTCGGTCAACCTGGAGACCGGGGCCACAACAGAGGCAGGCCGCATCGACGGCGCGAATGTCCGTGACATCGCCATCCTGCCCAGCATGTAAGTAACCAGTGCAAGAGTTCAGTACTGTATGAGTGACGCGGCCCGGAGCTTAAGGCTTTCGGGCCGCTTGCATTCTCCTGGATCGGCATGCCGGC
This genomic window from Gemmobacter sp. 24YEA27 contains:
- a CDS encoding anti-sigma factor, which gives rise to MTYLVLYDSATGSVSLAHMTGDPVEGRDFQLWIARGAEAPVSLGVIPAGVSTRVGTTDQIRALMTTSAHMAISLEPPGGSPTGQPTGPVLAVGDLLDI
- a CDS encoding fasciclin domain-containing protein; protein product: MKTLTKAVIAGCFALATAGAALAQDNPKVGGAAMFADKNIVENAMNSADHTTLVAAVKAAGLAETLQGEGPFTVFAPTNAAFEALPAGTVETLLKPENKEMLVKVLTCHVVGAKALAADVQKMVADDGGKHVIETLGGCKITAEAKDGMVTLTDETGGVANVTIADVIQSNGVIHVIDKVLLPKG
- a CDS encoding DUF4394 domain-containing protein, with translation MNAIKSVTAGLLLSALAAPAMAATVVGLSGENELHWLDTESWTRTGGVTVTGVEGRLLGIDVRPADGMLYGVFADGTLATIDPQSGVATRVSTLATRLADGVPATVDFNPVADKLRVMGSDGTSLRVTVETGEVVTDGSHAYADGTAPNIIAGAYTNSYKGSEKTQLFNIDGAAGWLVLQDPPNDGTLNPVGEIGVKPTEAGFDIASDGKGGNEAWLVVEGGFHSVNLETGATTEAGRIDGANVRDIAILPSM